The Papaver somniferum cultivar HN1 chromosome 3, ASM357369v1, whole genome shotgun sequence genome includes a region encoding these proteins:
- the LOC113356132 gene encoding rRNA biogenesis protein RRP5-like isoform X2 — protein MNRAWPGIGEEALKGSIENKIHGQDGDGTKIVDGKLYPENMVITSKFSLYFRDNVGIFDVADEKVRKLETKYKEVGFCSCLHSRIWALGRTHIECLGGMVVKGKVTSVGDFGADVQLSTGVKEFCPLTHMSEPEVPKPGKKFKV, from the exons ATGAATAGAGCTTGGCCTGGTATTGGAGAAGAAGCTCTGAAAGGTAGCATTGAGAATAAGATTCATGG GCAAGATGGTGACGGAACAAAGATCGTTGATGGGAAATTGTATCCAGAAAATATGGTGATAACTTCAAAGTTCTCCTTATATTTTCGTGATAATGTTGGT ATATTTGACGTGGCTGATGAGAAAGTTCGGAAGCTGGAGACGAAGTACAAGGAGGTCGGGTTCTGTTCGTGCTTGCATTCTAGGATTTGGGCACTTGGAAGGACTCACATTGAATGTCTTGGAG GTATGGTTGTTAAGGGGAAGGTAACCTCTGTCGGGGACTTTGGTGCTGATGTGCAGCTATCAACTGGTGTGAAGGAATTTTGTCCTCTTACACACATGTCAGAACCTGAAGTCCCAAAGCCTGGGAAGAAATTCAAG GTCTGA
- the LOC113356132 gene encoding rRNA biogenesis protein RRP5-like isoform X1, with product MNRAWPGIGEEALKGSIENKIHGQDGDGTKIVDGKLYPENMVITSKFSLYFRDNVGIFDVADEKVRKLETKYKEVGFCSCLHSRIWALGRTHIECLGGMVVKGKVTSVGDFGADVQLSTGVKEFCPLTHMSEPEVPKPGKKFKVKPQLSILSSFDYATDGLITHGWIRKVETHG from the exons ATGAATAGAGCTTGGCCTGGTATTGGAGAAGAAGCTCTGAAAGGTAGCATTGAGAATAAGATTCATGG GCAAGATGGTGACGGAACAAAGATCGTTGATGGGAAATTGTATCCAGAAAATATGGTGATAACTTCAAAGTTCTCCTTATATTTTCGTGATAATGTTGGT ATATTTGACGTGGCTGATGAGAAAGTTCGGAAGCTGGAGACGAAGTACAAGGAGGTCGGGTTCTGTTCGTGCTTGCATTCTAGGATTTGGGCACTTGGAAGGACTCACATTGAATGTCTTGGAG GTATGGTTGTTAAGGGGAAGGTAACCTCTGTCGGGGACTTTGGTGCTGATGTGCAGCTATCAACTGGTGTGAAGGAATTTTGTCCTCTTACACACATGTCAGAACCTGAAGTCCCAAAGCCTGGGAAGAAATTCAAG GTCAAGCCACAACTTTCTATTCTTAGTTCATTTGACTATGCTACCGATGGACTGATAACACATGGATGGATCAGAAAAGTTGAAACACATGGGTGA